A part of Aegilops tauschii subsp. strangulata cultivar AL8/78 chromosome 2, Aet v6.0, whole genome shotgun sequence genomic DNA contains:
- the LOC109745241 gene encoding transportin-1 — protein MLQELLGAALGRPICLDGSDPGDLVGGSMTDGLRARDHYSSRLLVVSGTDNLKAGVLLSKAALLSKQNLARTDDESWKEREAAVLSIGAIAEGCITGLYPHLPQMVAFLIPLLDDKFPLIRSITCWTLSRYSKFIVQSLGHPNGREQFDKILMGLLRRILDTNKRVQEAACSAFATLEEEAAEELVPRLEVILQHLMCAYGKYQRRNLRILYDALGTLADAVGAELNQAKYLDIFMPPLIAKWQQLPNSDKDLFPLLECFTSIAQALGPGFSQFAEPVFVRCISLIQTQQLAKVDPAAAGALYDKEFIVCALDLLSGLTEGLGGGIESLVAQSNLRDLLLQCCVDEAPDVRQSALALLGDISRVSPIHLQPRLQEFLTAAAKQLTPQSVKDAVSVANNACWAIGELAIKIGKEISPVVISVVSCLVPILTTPESLNKSLIENSAITLGRLSWVCPDIVAPHMEHFMQAWCNALCMIRDDFEKEDAFHGLCAMVAANPTGAVSSLANVCQACASWNEIKSEGLHNEVSQILNGYKQMLGAAGWEQCMSTLEPAVVQRLARYGV, from the exons ATGCTGCAGGAGCTTCTCGGGGCCGCTCTAGGCCGTCCAATCTGCCTGGACGGCTCCGACCCGGGCGACTTGGTTGGAGGGTCCATGACAGATGGACTGAGGGCGCGCGATCATTACA GCAGTAGGCTGCTGGTAGTCAGTGGCACAGATAACTTAAAAGCTGGAGTACTATTATCTAAAGCTGCACTGTTGTCAAAG CAAAATTTGGCTCGGACAGATGATGAGTCCTGGAAGGAGCGGGAAGCTGCTGTTTTATCGATTGGTGCTATAGCAGAGGGATGCATCACTGGGTTATATCCCCACCTTCCACAG ATGGTTGCCTTCCTAATCCCACTTCTCGATGATAAGTTTCCTCTTATTCGGAGTATTACTTGCTGGACCCTCTCCCGATACAGCAAGTTCATTGTTCAG AGCCTTGGCCATCCAAATGGTCGCGAACAATTTGATAAGATTCTCATGGGTTTGCTTAGAAGGATATTGGATACTAACAAAAGAGTGCAGGAGGCTGCCTGTTCTGCATTTGCAACGCTTGAAGAG GAGGCTGCAGAAGAACTAGTACCGCGACTGGAAGTCATTTTGCAGCACCTTATGTGTGCATATGGAAAATACCAG AGGCGGAACCTTAGGATACTCTATGACGCTCTTGGTACCCTTGCTGATGCTGTTGGAGCAGAGCTAAACCAG GCAAAATATCTTGATATATTTATGCCACCATTAATCGCGAAGTGGCAGCAACTTCCCAACTCTGACAAGGATCTATTTCCGCTACTTGAATGCTTTACATCTATTGCACAG GCACTGGGACCAGGATTTTCTCAGTTTGCTGAGCCAGTGTTTGTGAGGTGCATCAGTCTTATCCAAACTCAGCAGTTGGCAAAG GTTGATCCTGCTGCAGCAGGTGCGTTGTATGATAAGGAATTCATTGTCTGTGCATTGGACCTGTTGTCTGGACTTACAGAAGGACTTGGTGGCGGTATTGAAAGTCTG GTTGCACAAAGCAACTTGAGAGATCTACTTCTGCAATGCTGCGTGGATGAGGCACCTGATGTTCGACAAAGTGCTCTGGCCCTTCTTGGCGACATTTCTAGG GTCAGCCCTATACATCTTCAGCCACGCCTCCAAGAATTCCTTACTGCTGCAGCAAAGCAATTG ACTCCACAATCTGTGAAGGATGCTGTGTCAGTTGCCAACAATGCTTGTTGGGCCATTGGAGAATTAGCAATCAAG ATTGGCAAGGAAATTTCACCTGTGGTGATCAGTGTTGTTTCATGCTTGGTTCCTATTCTAACAACCCCAGAG AGCTTGAATAAGTCACTCATTGAAAATAGTGCGATCACTCTCGGGAGGCTTTCATGGGTCTGTCCAGACATTGTGGCCCCTCATATGGAGCATTTCATGCAAGCCTGGTGCAATGCCTTGTGCAT GATAAGAGATGATTTCGAGAAAGAGGATGCGTTCCATGGTCTTTGCGCAATG GTGGCAGCAAACCCCACAGGGGCTGTGAGCTCACTAGCCAACGTATGCCAGGCCTGTGCAAGTTGGAAT GAGATAAAAAGCGAAGGTTTGCACAATGAAGTGTCCCAGATTTTGAATGGCTACAAGCAG ATGCTCGGAGCTGCCGGCTGGGAACAGTGCATGTCCACCCTGGAACCAGCAGTGGTGCAGAGATTAGCGAGATACGGGGTCTGA